A genome region from Manis pentadactyla isolate mManPen7 chromosome 5, mManPen7.hap1, whole genome shotgun sequence includes the following:
- the PPP1R3D gene encoding protein phosphatase 1 regulatory subunit 3D — MSRGPVPGLRKPAPRSLSCLSDLESRATPEPRLCRPPGSSGHAPPPPPAPAGCDPRLRPIILRRARSLPSSPERRQKATGGPGAACRPGCSRQLRVRFADALGLELTQVKVFNAGDDPSVPLHVLSRLAINSDLCCSSQDLEFTLQCLVPDFLPPIEAADFSERLGQQLVCLERVTCSDLGISGTVRVRNVAFEKQVAVRYTFSNWRSAHDAVARWCGSAGADGTEDVFAFGFPVPPFLLTLGSRVHFALRYSVAGSEYWDNNRGQDYSLTCRSHALHMPRGECEESWIHFI, encoded by the coding sequence ATGTCCAGAGGTCCGGTCCCGGGCCTCCGAAAGCCCGCCCCGCGGAGCCTCAGCTGCCTCTCGGACCTGGAGAGCCGGGCGACCCCAGAGCCGCGGCTCTGCAGACCCCCCGGGAGCTCGGGCCATGCACCGCCGCCACCGCCGGCGCCCGCAGGCTGCGACCCCCGCCTGCGGCCCATCATCCTGCGGCGGGCTCGCTCGCTGCCCAGCTCGCCCGAGCGCCGCCAGAAGGCCACAGGCGGGCCAGGAGCTGCGTGCCGGCCGGGGTGCAGCCGGCAGCTCCGCGTGCGCTTCGCCGACGCGCTGGGTCTGGAGCTGACGCAGGTCAAGGTGTTCAACGCGGGCGACGACCCGTCGGTGCCGCTGCACGTGCTGTCGCGGCTCGCCATCAACTCGGACCTGTGCTGCAGCAGCCAGGACCTGGAGTTCACCCTGCAGTGCCTGGTGCCCGACTTCCTGCCGCCCATCGAGGCAGCCGACTTCAGCGAGCGCCTGGGGCAGCAGCTGGTGTGCCTGGAGCGCGTCACCTGCTCGGACCTGGGCATCAGCGGTACAGTGCGCGTGCGCAATGTGGCCTTCGAGAAGCAGGTCGCGGTGCGCTACACCTTCTCCAACTGGCGTAGTGCACACGACGCGGTGGCGAGGTGGTGCGGGTCGGCGGGAGCCGATGGCACAGAGGACGTTTTTGCTTTTGGCTTCCCGGTGCCACCCTTCCTGTTGACGCTGGGCTCCCGCGTGCACTTCGCGCTGCGCTACAGCGTGGCCGGATCCGAGTACTGGGACAACAACCGCGGCCAAGATTACAGCCTCACGTGTCGCAGCCACGCGCTGCACATGCCCCGTGGGGAGTGCGAGGAGAGCTGGATCCACTTCATCTGA
- the FAM217B gene encoding protein FAM217B — protein sequence MNISHQKSSNMNAGPSWSKVQCSKNSSVKRQSRSQAPHVSPQPRSSLGSIPQLTEDRLKEGVSPKDKPERSLLSSGCRGASGNKLFLDFQSMKIMKDTDEDSASDLSDSERVPVPPSPLTPPDLNLRAEEVDPIDFSLHPGQGSAKPEYCYPDFLPPPFNSWDLRDMAGLPHAEHRTGVGLRTGGLLGKYIDRLIQLEWLQIQTVQGERGKAAKARPPTAPGTAGPLKSPGRRKLFASTLSKPHHEGASKSGPAWKKDFHHEEALPSYCTSETSSQSLCVLSSSRLGSQKQTLDMRTEEKKKKSKKSSKLQRWDLPCSDGSLWIESSGNIRIPKQSGLMVDSTDSQKASRTPARVNLKKKGNVNNCGHATLSSEKKLKTNGVKQNTFKFKP from the exons ATGAATATATCTCATCAGAAAAGCAG caaTATGAATGCTGGCCCATCTTGGAGTAAAGTACAGTGCTCAAAGAATTCGTCAGTAAAAAGGCAGAGCAGATCCCAAGCCCCCCACGTTTCCCCCCAGCCAAGAAGCAGCCTTGGAAGCATCCCCCAGCTGACTGAGGACAGACTTAAAGAAGGCGTCTCCCCCAAAGACAAACCTGAGAGGAGTCTCCTCAGTTCCGGGTGTCGGGGGGCCTCAGGGAACAAACTGTTTCTTGACTTCCAGTCAATGAAAATTATGAAAGACACCGATGAGGACAGCGCGAGCGACCTCTCTGATTCGGAGAGAGTCCCCGTTCCTCCTTCTCCCCTCACACCTCCAGATCTTAACCTTCGAGCTGAAGAAGTTGATCCCATTGACTTCAGTCTTCATCCAGGTCAGGGCTCTGCAAAGCCTGAGTACTGTTACCCTGACTTCCTTCCACCCCCTTTCAACTCTTGGGACCTCCGGGACATGGCTGGGCTCCCACACGCAGAGCACAGGACTGGAGTCGGGCTGCGAACTGGAGGACTTCTCGGGAAGTACATTGATAGGCTTATTCAGCTTGAGTGGCTGCAGATACAGACCGTACAGGGCGAGAGAGGAAAGGCGGCCAAAGCCAGGCCTCCCACAGCCCCCGGGACTGCAGGACCTCTGAAAAGCCCTGGGCGAAGAAAGCTCTTTGCAAGCACTCTATCCAAGCCTCACCATGAAGGGGCTTCAAAGTCAGGCCCTGCATGGAAGAAAGACTTTCACCACGAAGAAGCCCTTCCATCATATTGTACATCAGAGACATCCTCCCAGTCCCTCTGTGTGCTGAGTAGTAGTAGATTAGGTTCTCAGAAGCAGACTCTTGACATGAGGacagaggagaagaaaaagaaatcaaagaagagtaGCAAGCTGCAGCGCTGGGACTTACCCTGTAGTGACGGCAGCCTTTGGATTGAGAGCAGTGGTAACATTCGGATTCCCAAGCAGTCGGGGCTGATGGTGGACTCCACCGACTCCCAGAAGGCCTCCAGAACACCAGCGCGTGTGAACCTGAAGAAAAAGGGAAACGTCAATAACTGTGGCCATGCCACTCTATCCAGTGAGAAGAAACTCAAAACAAATGGGGTAAAGCAAAACACATTTAAGTTCAAACCATAA